Proteins from a single region of Labedella gwakjiensis:
- a CDS encoding DUF885 domain-containing protein → MTENAYTSGPEGVAAAGGQPERTPTAIDAVAEEWVTTLADLEPRLAVWIGGMPDSGGYGDLSPAGAEAYASAARRTISALDALAPSDAVDEVTKSDLRDSLALDIEEHEAGLHLRDVNVIASPAQDIREVFDLMPTSTVDDWEIVSTRLGNVAGAIDGYIESLREGIRRGIVPAKRQVHEVFEQAKKLADSDGFFAGLAANASPDSGQLPASLASELSSTAGEAAVAYQELADFLAHELEPVAGEKDAVGRELYAIQSRKFLGATIDLDETYEWGIEELARMVAEQESIAHQIKPGAGVLEAIEFLDGDPSRKLHGTDALRTWMQETSDRAVDELSRSHFDIPDPIKSLECMIAPTQEGGIYYTGPSDDFTRPGRMWWSVPEGVEEFDTWRELTTVYHEGIPGHHLQIGQAVYNRALLNTWRRQLAGTSGHAEGWALYAERLMQELGYLDDPADRLGMLDGQRMRAARVVLDIGVHLEKQLPDGSGQWTADYAFDFMGRNVNMNAGFVKFEVNRYLGWPGQAPSYKVGQRIWEQIRDESKEREGDSFDMKTFHKRALDLGGVGLDTLRRTLLG, encoded by the coding sequence ATGACTGAAAACGCATACACCTCCGGTCCCGAAGGAGTCGCGGCGGCGGGCGGCCAGCCCGAGCGCACCCCGACCGCGATCGACGCCGTGGCCGAGGAGTGGGTCACCACGCTCGCCGACCTCGAGCCCCGCCTCGCCGTCTGGATCGGCGGGATGCCCGACTCCGGCGGCTACGGCGATCTGTCGCCCGCCGGAGCAGAGGCTTACGCGTCCGCCGCTCGCCGGACGATCTCCGCCTTGGACGCCCTTGCTCCGTCTGACGCCGTCGACGAGGTCACGAAGTCGGACCTCCGCGACTCCCTCGCCCTCGATATCGAGGAGCACGAGGCCGGTCTGCACCTGCGCGACGTGAACGTGATCGCCTCGCCGGCGCAGGACATCCGCGAGGTCTTCGACCTCATGCCCACGTCGACGGTCGACGACTGGGAGATCGTGTCGACCCGTCTGGGCAATGTGGCCGGCGCCATCGACGGATACATCGAATCCCTCCGCGAAGGGATCCGGCGCGGGATCGTTCCGGCGAAGCGGCAGGTGCACGAGGTCTTCGAACAGGCGAAGAAGCTCGCCGACTCGGATGGATTCTTCGCGGGTCTCGCCGCCAACGCGTCACCGGACTCCGGTCAGCTGCCCGCGTCGCTCGCGAGCGAGCTGTCCAGCACCGCGGGGGAGGCGGCGGTCGCGTACCAGGAGCTCGCCGATTTCCTCGCTCACGAACTCGAGCCCGTCGCCGGGGAGAAGGACGCCGTCGGACGTGAGCTCTACGCGATCCAGTCGCGCAAGTTCCTCGGCGCGACGATCGATCTCGACGAGACGTACGAGTGGGGCATCGAGGAGCTCGCGCGGATGGTCGCCGAGCAGGAGTCGATCGCCCACCAGATCAAGCCGGGCGCCGGCGTGCTCGAGGCCATCGAGTTCCTCGACGGGGATCCGAGCCGGAAGCTCCATGGCACCGATGCGTTGCGCACGTGGATGCAGGAGACGAGCGACCGGGCCGTCGACGAGCTCTCCCGCTCGCACTTCGACATCCCCGATCCGATCAAGAGCCTCGAGTGCATGATCGCACCGACCCAAGAGGGAGGCATCTACTACACCGGCCCGTCCGACGACTTCACACGTCCAGGCCGCATGTGGTGGTCGGTTCCCGAGGGCGTCGAGGAGTTCGACACCTGGCGAGAGCTCACGACGGTCTACCACGAGGGCATCCCCGGTCACCACCTGCAGATCGGGCAGGCGGTCTACAACCGTGCGCTCCTCAACACCTGGCGTCGTCAACTCGCCGGTACCTCGGGCCACGCGGAGGGGTGGGCGCTCTACGCCGAACGTCTCATGCAGGAGCTCGGCTACCTCGACGACCCGGCTGATCGTCTCGGCATGCTCGACGGTCAGCGCATGCGAGCCGCTCGCGTCGTCCTCGACATCGGCGTGCACCTCGAGAAGCAGCTTCCCGACGGATCCGGCCAGTGGACGGCCGACTACGCATTCGATTTCATGGGTCGCAACGTCAACATGAACGCCGGCTTCGTGAAGTTCGAGGTCAACCGGTACCTCGGGTGGCCGGGACAGGCGCCCTCGTACAAGGTGGGTCAGCGAATCTGGGAGCAGATCCGCGACGAATCGAAGGAGCGCGAGGGCGACTCCTTCGACATGAAGACGTTCCACAAGCGGGCGCTCGACCTCGGGGGTGTCGGGCTCGACACCCTCCGCCGCACGCTCCTCGGCTGA
- a CDS encoding glutamate synthase subunit beta, with protein MADPKGFLKVRERELPKRRPVPVRIMDWKEVYEQGDPSQVRRQAGRCMDCGIPFCHQGCPLGNLIPEWNDLMWRGEGRQAIERLHATNNFPEFTGRLCPAPCESSCVLGINQPAVTIKQVEVSIIDQAFQNGWVDSHPPERLTGKTVAVVGSGPAGLAAAQQLTRAGHTVAVYERDDRIGGLLRYGIPDFKMEKRHLDQRLRQMQDEGTRFRAGVNIGVDISWADLRARYDAVVVATGALVPRDLPIPGRDLKGVHYAMEYLVQANKVGAGDSVPAQIVAEDKHVVVLGGGDTGADCIGTAHRQGAASVTNLAIGRQPASERTDAQPWPMTPTLFEVASAHEEGGEREYLVSTVEFVGNDAGEVVALRVAETEFIDGKRVPKSGTEREIPADLVLLALGFTGPESDDLSTQLSVPFDGRGNVQRDGEYQTSEPGVFVAGDAGRGQSLIVWAIAEGRAAASAVDRYLEGETSLPFPVRPTDRPISL; from the coding sequence GTGGCTGATCCCAAGGGTTTCTTGAAGGTACGGGAGCGGGAGCTGCCGAAGCGACGCCCCGTGCCCGTCCGCATCATGGACTGGAAAGAGGTCTACGAGCAGGGCGATCCGTCGCAGGTGCGCCGCCAGGCGGGCCGCTGCATGGATTGCGGCATCCCGTTCTGCCACCAGGGCTGCCCCCTGGGCAACCTCATCCCCGAGTGGAACGACCTCATGTGGCGCGGCGAGGGCCGACAGGCCATCGAGCGCCTCCACGCGACGAACAACTTCCCGGAGTTCACGGGCCGTCTCTGCCCGGCCCCGTGCGAGTCGTCCTGCGTGCTCGGAATCAACCAGCCTGCGGTGACGATCAAGCAGGTCGAGGTCTCGATCATCGACCAGGCGTTCCAGAACGGCTGGGTCGACTCCCACCCGCCGGAGCGGCTCACCGGCAAGACCGTCGCCGTCGTCGGATCGGGCCCCGCAGGGCTTGCCGCCGCGCAGCAGCTGACCCGCGCCGGGCACACCGTCGCGGTGTACGAGCGGGACGACCGCATCGGCGGCCTCCTGCGCTACGGCATCCCCGACTTCAAGATGGAGAAGCGCCACCTCGACCAGCGTCTGCGCCAGATGCAGGACGAGGGAACGCGTTTCCGCGCGGGCGTGAACATCGGCGTCGACATCTCGTGGGCGGACCTCCGTGCGCGCTACGACGCCGTCGTGGTGGCCACGGGCGCCCTGGTCCCGCGTGATCTGCCGATCCCCGGGCGAGACCTCAAGGGTGTCCACTACGCCATGGAGTACCTCGTCCAGGCGAACAAGGTCGGCGCCGGTGACTCGGTCCCCGCCCAGATCGTCGCGGAGGACAAGCACGTCGTCGTCCTCGGCGGTGGCGACACCGGCGCGGACTGCATCGGAACGGCGCATCGTCAGGGTGCGGCGTCCGTCACGAACCTCGCGATCGGCCGCCAGCCGGCCAGCGAGCGGACCGACGCCCAGCCGTGGCCGATGACCCCGACCCTCTTCGAGGTGGCGAGCGCCCACGAGGAGGGTGGTGAGCGCGAGTACCTGGTGTCGACGGTCGAGTTCGTCGGGAACGACGCGGGGGAGGTCGTCGCCCTGCGCGTGGCCGAGACCGAGTTCATCGACGGCAAGCGCGTCCCGAAGAGCGGCACCGAGCGCGAGATCCCCGCGGACCTCGTCCTCCTGGCGCTCGGGTTCACCGGGCCGGAATCCGACGACCTGTCGACGCAGCTCAGCGTTCCGTTCGACGGTCGCGGCAACGTGCAGCGCGACGGTGAGTACCAGACGTCCGAGCCGGGTGTGTTCGTCGCCGGCGACGCCGGGCGCGGCCAGTCGCTCATCGTCTGGGCGATCGCCGAGGGACGGGCCGCCGCATCGGCGGTGGACCGCTACCTCGAGGGCGAGACGAGCCTGCCCTTCCCCGTCCGGCCGACGGACCGCCCCATCAGCCTCTAG
- a CDS encoding ANTAR domain-containing response regulator, with the protein MTEHEEPATAPRRVVVAEDESLIRLDIVEILRDNGFEVVGEAGDGETAVALATELRPDLVVMDVRMPQLDGIAAARRITEAQIAPVVLLTAFSQKELVEQAADAGALAYVVKPFTPNDLLPAIEIALSRYQQIITLEAEVADMVERFETRKLVDRAKGLLNEKMGLSEPEAFRWIQKASMDRRLTMHDVAQAIIEQLAAKK; encoded by the coding sequence GTGACCGAGCACGAAGAACCTGCAACAGCTCCCCGACGCGTCGTCGTCGCGGAGGACGAGTCCTTGATCCGACTGGACATCGTCGAGATCCTCCGAGACAACGGTTTCGAGGTCGTCGGCGAGGCCGGCGACGGCGAAACGGCCGTCGCTCTCGCCACCGAGCTGCGCCCCGACCTCGTCGTCATGGACGTCCGCATGCCGCAGCTCGACGGCATCGCCGCCGCGCGCCGCATCACGGAGGCCCAGATCGCCCCGGTGGTGCTCCTCACGGCCTTCAGTCAGAAGGAGCTCGTCGAGCAGGCTGCCGACGCCGGGGCACTCGCGTACGTCGTGAAGCCCTTCACGCCCAACGATCTCCTCCCGGCGATCGAGATCGCGCTCAGCCGCTACCAGCAGATCATCACCCTCGAAGCCGAGGTCGCCGACATGGTCGAGCGCTTCGAGACCCGCAAGCTCGTCGACCGCGCGAAGGGGCTGCTCAACGAGAAGATGGGCCTCTCGGAGCCCGAGGCGTTCCGCTGGATCCAGAAGGCATCGATGGATCGGCGGCTCACGATGCACGACGTCGCCCAGGCGATCATCGAACAGCTCGCCGCCAAGAAGTAG
- the polA gene encoding DNA polymerase I, which produces MSESEKPTLLVIDGHSLAFRAFYALPVDSFQTRDGQHTNAIHGFIAMLINLLKAEKPTHLAVAFDISRFSFRTREYPEYKGTRGETPSEFIGQVPLLQDALKAMNIATIMLEDFEADDVLATLSVRATEQGFRTLLVSGDRDTIQLVNDDVTLLYPSRQGVSDLTRYDPAKVRERYGIEPHQYPEVAALVGETSDNLPGVPKVGEKTAVKWLGLYGSLDGILENADKITGKVGESLREHKENAVRNRRLNRLVTDAPVEVGIDELEKQPIDEEEVRSVFGRLEFRTLLERVLTLEGIAGGEPVVSAPRITVPATQRLLDEELRGWLTRSMAASPHGLGLSIDVLDGRPVSAGIASADEIVLLPWQTGGADYAPFEEWLASDAPKLMHDAKPQVKALARAGVPFAGLAFDTQIGAWLLAPGGKEASLADLTRKMLDEDLPAADPNQLVPDDDAPTAATAAWYVGRIVDQLTTALDAGSLGVLRDIEMPTLLVIAAMELRGVTVDHASLADLSGGLGTRAADLAEAAFAEIGREVNLGSPKQLQEVLFDQLGMPKTRPNKTGYSTDAGALADLQASNPHPFLDLLLQHRDATKLRQIVETLDKSIADDGRIHTRYVQSGTATGRISSTDPNLQNIPVRTEEGRRIRQSFRVGDGYDTLLTADYSQIEMRIMAHLSGDAGLIEAFRSGEDLHRFVGARIFGVDPADVTNLMRTKVKAMSYGLAYGLSAFGLSKQLRIDQSEAKVLMTDYFERFGAVRDYLRDVVVQAKVDGYTTTIFGRRRPFPDLSSPNRVLRDNAERAALNSPIQGSAADIMKFAMMRVEEDLTSRGLRSRMLMTVHDELIFEVDASETDEVEEIVTSRMAGAADLTVPLEVQLGHGTDWDAAAH; this is translated from the coding sequence GTGTCGGAATCCGAAAAGCCTACCCTCCTCGTCATCGACGGTCACTCGCTCGCATTCCGGGCGTTCTACGCCCTTCCGGTCGACAGTTTCCAGACCAGGGATGGACAGCACACGAACGCCATCCACGGCTTCATCGCGATGCTCATCAACCTGCTCAAGGCGGAGAAGCCCACGCATCTCGCCGTGGCGTTCGACATCTCGCGTTTCAGCTTCCGCACGCGCGAGTATCCGGAGTACAAGGGCACGCGAGGAGAGACGCCGTCCGAATTCATCGGGCAGGTCCCGCTCCTCCAGGACGCGCTCAAGGCCATGAACATCGCGACGATCATGCTCGAGGACTTCGAGGCCGACGACGTGCTCGCGACGCTCTCGGTTCGCGCCACGGAGCAGGGGTTCCGGACGCTGCTCGTCTCCGGGGATCGCGACACCATCCAGCTCGTCAACGACGACGTCACTCTGCTCTACCCGTCGCGTCAGGGTGTCTCCGATCTCACCCGCTACGACCCGGCGAAGGTCAGAGAGCGGTACGGCATCGAGCCGCACCAGTACCCGGAGGTCGCCGCCCTCGTCGGGGAGACGAGCGACAACCTCCCCGGCGTGCCGAAGGTGGGTGAGAAGACCGCGGTCAAGTGGCTGGGTCTGTACGGGAGCCTCGACGGAATCCTCGAGAACGCCGACAAGATCACGGGCAAGGTGGGGGAGAGCCTTCGCGAGCACAAGGAGAACGCGGTCCGCAACCGCCGCTTGAACCGACTCGTCACGGACGCGCCGGTCGAGGTCGGGATCGACGAGCTCGAGAAGCAGCCGATCGACGAAGAGGAGGTGCGGTCCGTCTTCGGACGGCTCGAGTTCCGGACGCTCCTCGAACGCGTCCTCACGCTCGAGGGGATCGCCGGCGGTGAACCCGTCGTCTCCGCTCCCCGCATCACGGTGCCGGCCACACAGCGCCTCCTGGACGAGGAACTGCGCGGCTGGCTGACGCGATCGATGGCGGCGTCGCCCCACGGACTCGGGCTCAGCATCGACGTGCTCGACGGCCGACCGGTGTCGGCGGGAATCGCGTCGGCCGATGAGATCGTCCTGCTTCCGTGGCAGACGGGCGGGGCAGACTACGCGCCGTTCGAGGAGTGGCTCGCGAGCGACGCGCCCAAGCTCATGCACGACGCCAAGCCGCAGGTGAAGGCCCTCGCTCGCGCCGGTGTGCCGTTCGCCGGTCTCGCGTTCGACACGCAGATCGGGGCCTGGCTCCTCGCTCCCGGCGGCAAGGAGGCGTCGCTCGCGGACCTCACCCGGAAGATGCTCGACGAGGACCTCCCTGCTGCCGACCCCAACCAGCTCGTCCCCGACGACGACGCTCCCACCGCAGCCACCGCGGCCTGGTACGTCGGTCGCATCGTCGACCAGCTCACGACGGCGCTCGATGCCGGCTCGCTCGGGGTTCTCCGCGACATCGAGATGCCGACTCTCCTCGTGATCGCAGCCATGGAGCTCCGCGGAGTCACGGTCGACCATGCGTCCCTCGCCGATCTCTCGGGCGGGTTGGGCACCCGCGCCGCCGACCTCGCGGAGGCCGCTTTCGCCGAGATCGGGCGCGAGGTCAATCTCGGGTCGCCGAAGCAGCTCCAGGAGGTGCTCTTCGATCAGCTCGGCATGCCGAAGACACGCCCGAACAAGACGGGATACTCCACCGACGCCGGTGCGCTGGCCGACCTCCAGGCGAGCAATCCGCACCCGTTCCTCGACCTCCTCCTGCAGCACCGCGACGCGACGAAGCTCCGCCAGATCGTGGAGACCCTCGACAAGTCGATCGCCGACGACGGCCGCATCCACACGCGCTACGTCCAGAGCGGCACGGCCACCGGCCGTATCTCGTCGACCGACCCCAACCTGCAGAACATCCCGGTCCGCACGGAGGAGGGTCGGCGCATCCGGCAGTCGTTCCGGGTCGGCGACGGCTACGACACGTTGCTCACCGCGGACTATTCGCAGATCGAGATGCGCATCATGGCCCACCTCTCGGGCGACGCCGGACTCATCGAAGCCTTCCGCTCGGGCGAGGATCTGCACCGCTTCGTGGGTGCCCGCATCTTCGGAGTGGATCCAGCGGACGTCACGAATCTGATGCGCACGAAGGTCAAGGCCATGTCCTACGGGCTGGCCTACGGTCTCAGCGCTTTCGGGCTCTCCAAGCAGCTTCGGATCGATCAGTCCGAGGCCAAGGTGCTCATGACCGACTACTTCGAGCGCTTCGGCGCCGTCCGCGACTACCTGAGGGATGTCGTCGTCCAGGCCAAGGTGGACGGGTACACGACGACGATCTTCGGTCGCCGTCGTCCCTTCCCCGACCTCTCCAGTCCCAACCGCGTGCTCCGTGACAACGCCGAGCGCGCTGCGCTCAACTCGCCCATCCAGGGTTCCGCCGCCGACATCATGAAGTTCGCGATGATGCGCGTGGAGGAGGACCTCACGAGCAGGGGCCTGCGCTCCCGCATGCTCATGACCGTCCACGACGAGTTGATCTTCGAGGTCGACGCGTCTGAGACGGACGAGGTCGAGGAGATCGTGACCTCTCGGATGGCCGGAGCGGCCGACCTCACGGTGCCGCTCGAGGTACAGCTCGGTCACGGCACGGATTGGGACGCCGCCGCCCACTGA
- the pyk gene encoding pyruvate kinase, translated as MRRAKIVATLGPATSSYENIRAILEAGVDVARMNLSHGSYEVHEGVYANIRKAADDVDKAVAVLVDLQGPKIRLGKFSDGPHDLAVGDIFKITTEDILGTKEICGTTFKGLPQDVAPGDFLLIDDGKVRVKVLETDGVVVTTEVIVAGPVSDNKGINLPGVAVNVPALSEKDEADLRWGLRLGADIIALSFVRNAEDIVRVHEIMAEEGRKLPVVAKIEKPQAVDNLEDITEAFDAIMVARGDLGVELPLEAVPIVQKRAIEIARRLAKPVIVATQMLESMISSPVPTRAETSDVANAVLDGADAVMLSGETSVGKYPVVTVQTMARIVSSTEEHGLERVPALGTKPRTQAGAITLAAVDIANFVEAKYLCVFTESGESVRRMSRLRSPIPILAFTPDPAIRRRMALNWGVESFVVDRVTHTDQMVAQVDEVLTSTGRAETGEKVIIISGSPPGIPGSTNDVRVHNVGDVL; from the coding sequence ATGAGACGTGCAAAGATCGTCGCGACCCTGGGTCCGGCGACCTCCAGCTACGAGAACATCCGAGCCATCCTCGAGGCCGGTGTCGACGTGGCCCGGATGAACCTCAGCCACGGCAGCTACGAGGTCCACGAGGGCGTCTACGCCAACATCCGCAAGGCCGCAGACGACGTCGACAAGGCCGTCGCGGTGCTCGTCGACCTGCAGGGTCCGAAGATCCGCCTCGGCAAGTTCTCGGACGGACCCCACGATCTCGCCGTCGGAGACATCTTCAAGATCACCACAGAGGACATCCTCGGCACCAAGGAGATCTGCGGCACGACGTTCAAGGGCCTCCCGCAGGACGTCGCCCCCGGCGACTTCCTCCTGATCGACGATGGCAAGGTCCGCGTCAAGGTCCTCGAGACGGACGGCGTCGTCGTCACGACCGAGGTCATCGTCGCCGGCCCCGTCTCGGACAACAAGGGCATCAACCTGCCCGGCGTCGCGGTCAACGTCCCGGCTCTGTCCGAGAAGGACGAGGCCGACCTGCGCTGGGGACTCCGTCTCGGCGCCGACATCATCGCGCTGTCGTTCGTCCGCAACGCGGAGGACATCGTCCGCGTCCACGAGATCATGGCGGAGGAGGGGCGCAAGCTCCCCGTCGTCGCGAAGATCGAGAAGCCGCAGGCCGTCGACAACCTCGAGGACATCACCGAGGCGTTCGACGCGATCATGGTCGCGCGTGGAGACCTCGGCGTCGAGCTGCCGCTCGAGGCCGTTCCGATCGTGCAGAAGCGCGCCATCGAGATCGCGCGTCGCCTCGCGAAGCCGGTCATCGTCGCCACGCAGATGCTCGAGTCGATGATCTCGAGCCCCGTCCCGACGCGCGCCGAGACGTCCGACGTCGCGAACGCCGTCCTCGACGGCGCCGACGCCGTCATGCTGTCCGGTGAGACGAGCGTGGGCAAGTACCCGGTCGTCACCGTCCAGACCATGGCGCGCATCGTGTCGTCGACCGAGGAGCACGGCCTCGAGCGCGTTCCGGCGCTCGGCACGAAGCCGCGTACGCAGGCCGGCGCGATCACGCTCGCCGCCGTCGACATCGCGAACTTCGTCGAGGCCAAGTATCTCTGCGTGTTCACCGAATCGGGGGAGTCGGTGCGCCGGATGAGCCGTCTGCGCAGCCCCATCCCCATCCTGGCGTTCACGCCCGACCCCGCGATCCGCCGCCGCATGGCGCTCAACTGGGGTGTGGAGTCCTTCGTGGTCGACCGCGTCACGCACACGGACCAGATGGTCGCGCAGGTCGACGAGGTGCTCACCTCGACGGGCCGCGCCGAGACGGGCGAGAAGGTCATCATCATCTCCGGTTCCCCTCCCGGAATCCCCGGCTCGACGAACGACGTCCGCGTTCACAACGTGGGCGACGTCCTGTAG
- a CDS encoding hotdog fold thioesterase, giving the protein MPEDRHEDALDFVRKRGAGALAEKMGIEFTEFSVDRSVATMPVEGNTQPAMLLHGGAYVVLGESLGSMAANLWAGADRLAVGIDINATHTRSATSGIVTGVCTPIHLGRSLTVHEIAVTDEAGRRCSTIRITNLIKDR; this is encoded by the coding sequence ATGCCCGAAGACCGACACGAGGACGCGCTCGACTTCGTCCGGAAACGGGGGGCCGGAGCCCTCGCGGAGAAGATGGGCATCGAGTTCACCGAGTTCTCCGTCGACCGTTCCGTGGCCACGATGCCCGTCGAGGGCAACACCCAGCCGGCGATGCTGCTGCACGGCGGAGCATATGTCGTGCTCGGGGAGTCTCTCGGCTCGATGGCGGCGAACCTGTGGGCCGGCGCGGATCGGCTGGCCGTCGGGATCGACATCAACGCGACCCACACCCGATCCGCGACGTCCGGGATCGTCACGGGAGTCTGCACCCCGATCCATCTGGGGCGTTCACTGACGGTCCACGAGATCGCGGTGACGGACGAGGCAGGTCGGCGCTGCTCGACGATCCGCATCACGAATCTCATCAAGGACCGCTGA